Genomic segment of Pseudothermotoga sp.:
TGGAGGCCACGCGCCAGGTTTTGATAACCTCGTGTACGATGCCACCTTGCTTCGAGAAAAATTCGGTATAACCGTCGATGAAATGAGCTTCGATCAGTTCAAGACCATGGTGCAGAGCGAAGTCGTGACGGATCGCGATGTGGATCGACTGTTGAAAAGGCACGAAGAAATCGATGAACTTTCTATGATGACTGTTGAAAAACTCTCAGCTGTCGTTAACACGGTCGAAAGGCTCTCGAGAGAAGGTTATCAAGCTTTCGCGATCAGTTGCTGGCCAAATTTTAGAAAGGAACTTTCGATGGTTCCATGCGCTTCGTTCGGTCTTTTGAACGATGAGGGCATCGTAACGGCGTGCGAAGGAGATGTACTTGGAGCCATCAGCATGTTGATCCTGAGCTATTTGGCTGATCATCCTTCCATCGTTCTAGACATTTCATCTTTGGATCTTCAAGATGGTTCCATCTTGTTCTGGCACTGTGGAGTTGGCATGAAGAGCTATTCTAAGAATTTGAAGATGAAAAAACATTTCAATCCAGGTCCTTTCGATCCTCAAAAGGGTTGGATCGAAGTGGCGGCCGTTTCAGAGATGATAGTTGAATCAACGCACGCCACCGTTTTGAGGTTGACGGACGAAGGCAGAAAGTTTTTCACATTCGAAGGTGAATTTCTGAGTGGGGAAAAGCCTTCTTTCGATGGAAGTCGTGGTTGGTTTGGACGGTTCAAAAATCACAGGGGAATGAGTTTTGAGGTTCTGGATCTGGTCAACACTATAATGATCAACGGTATAGAGCATCACTTCGCGGTGGTACGAGGCGGATGGATGAACGAAATCGTTGAGATTTGCTATTGGACAGATTCAGAGTTGATCGACATTGAACCTTACACCGTTAGTGCAATAGGAGGTGTCAACGATAGAGAACCGAAAGCATCCAACGATCAGGGACATAGCTGAACTGAGTGGATATTCGATAAACACTGTCTCGAGAGCTCTGCGCGGCAGAGGCTATGTGAGTCCAGAGGCGAAGAGAAAGATATTGCAAGTTGCAGAGAGCATCGGTTATTTCAAAGACAGAACGGCACTATCTCTGAGGAACAGACAGAGCAAGATCATAGGCGTGATCATCGTTGACAATTCGAACCCTTTCTACGCCGATGTTCTGAAAGGTATCGAAGAAGAAGCTTACAAGGAAGGCTATGAAACGATCCTAATGAACACCTACAGAGATCCAGAGAGAGAGAAGATCGCTTTGATCAGGATGATAGAGAGACGCGTAGATGGCATCATCATCACCTCGACGCAACAAAACTGGGATTTTCTGCTGAGGGTCAAAAGACTTGGAATGAACGTCGTGCTGGTGGGATCTCACCATCCCGGTCTCATTTCCGTCAGGCCAGACGATGTGAAAGCAGGTTACATCGCCACCAAACATCTGATAGACATGGGACACAAGAACATAATCATGCTGAACTCACTGCCGAGCAAATTCACAGCACAGATGAGATTGAATGGTTATCTACAAGCGCTCAACGAGAGTAATTTGACCGCACGTGTACTCAACTCTTCGGAAGGTTTCGACAACGCTTACAGAACGATGAGCAAATTTTTGTCATCCTGTGATAGAAACTTCACTGCTGTTTTTTGCTACAACGACATTTTCGCTTTCGCCACGATCAAAGCTTTGAAGGATCATGGCTGGCGTGTTCCTGAAGATGTGAGCGTTGTGGGGATCGACGATTTGGTTTTTTGCAGCTTGATTTCACCACCGCTCACTACGATTCGAATCGATAGATTTCAACTTGGAAGTGACGCGTTCAACATGGTGATAAACAAGATCCAAGTCACCGAGAAAGTGAACAACGTTGAGCTGGTTTGCAGAGAAAGCGTGAAGAAGTTGACGTGAAAATTGCTATTTCAACCTGAATCGAATTTTTTCAAAAATCGGACCAGTTGTACAGATCGATCAAAACTGGGATAATCTTCATCGGAGGTGATGGTGTGATCGAGAGCGTCCTCGTTCGAAAGAGCGTTTGGGTGAAAGTCTTATTGGCGTTCGGTTTTTCAGTCCTCACGGGATTGGCAGCTCAAATCAGAATACCTCTTCCTTTCACTCCCGTTCCCGTCACGGGACAAACTTTCGTTGTGCTTCTAACACCGTTTTTGATTGGAAGCTGGTCGATCTTGAGTCAAGCGGTCTATGTAGCTTTGGGAGCAATAGGTCTACCGTGGTTTGCAGGTTGGAATGCTGGACTAAACGTAGTGCTTGGTCCTACTGGAGGTTATCTGATAGGTTTCATCCTGGCTTCTTTGTTCCTATCGTCGTACAAAAAAAGATATTACTTCGACAAGCTGGTCTCGATGCTATTGGCAAATTTCTTGATAATACACGGCCTTGGTTTGATTCAATTGACGATCTGGTTTTACACCAAAGGTTCAACACCAAATTTTTGGAAACTGATTTCCATGTCCCTGTTGCCTTTCATCCCTGGTGATCTGATCAAAATTTTTCTAGCATCATCCATTGTTTCTTTGAAGTTCAACCCAAAGAAAGAGTGAACCCCATTCAGGGGTTCACTCTTCAATCGGCTCAAAGTCTTCCTTGGGAGCACCACAGACTGGACAAACCCAATCTTCTGGTAAGTCTTCGAAAGGTGTCCCCGGAGAGATGTCGTTGTCTGGATCGCCTTCAGCAGGATCGTACACATAACCACAGATTATGCATCTGTACTTCTGCATCGAACGAAACCTCCTCAAGTTGTTTTCTTTCTTGTCTTTAGAGATAGCTGAAGCGAAATTTGTTGATACGTCTCTTCAATTATTCTATCATGGAGAATATGAATTATACTCATAAGAGGTGGGTTAAGAATGCGTCTTGAAAAACTCGAAGGGGATCTATTCAAACCGGATTACGAGCAATTCTCCATCGTTAATGTGTCGAATTTCGTCTTGGAACACTTTGGGGTTCAGACAGTTCATCCCGCGTATCCTTTAAGGCATCTTGTTCCTGGCATATCTGAAGGTGTAGAGAAGATCGTGTTCTTCCTCATAGACGCATTGGGCATGACCAGTCTGGAGAAACTTTTGAATAAAGAGCGAGTTTTCCATGATTACACGATACTTGAAGCAACTTCGGTTTTTCCAACGACCACCTCTTCTGCGATAACTTCGTTGTTGACGGCAACGACTCCCATAGAACACGGTATCCTCGGATACGCGCTTTACATAAAACAACTTGGAACCTTGCTGAACATGATAGAGCTTTCCTCTCCCATCATGGGGAAGGTCACTTCGACTTTGAACAATAAAGATCTGATGTTCGAGAAAACAGTTTTTGAGAGACTCTTGGAGATCGGTGTGAAGAGCTTCGTGTTGACCTCGAAAACCATCAGAAATTCTGGTCTTTCGACTCTGGTCAACACCGGTGCGTCCATCAGATCTTACCAAAGTTTCGGTGACATGTTCTCAAAGTTCCGAGAAATCCTGCAGGAAGATGGTCCATTTTTCTGCTTCGCGTACTGGGGACTCCTAGATTCTATAGGCCACAAGCTCGGTGTCGACTCAGACGCGTTTGAGAGTGAGCTTTATTGGCTTCTCAAGATGTTGGCAAGAGAAATTCTACCCATTTTGCCAAAGAACGCTTTGCTCGTTGTTATGGGTGATCATGGGCAAATCTACACCCCATGGGAGAGGGAAACGTGGTGGTCCTGGAAAGACCCGATCTCTCAGTTTTTCTCGATCCCACCTGGAGGCGAGATGAGAATGATGCATATTTACACTGCTGAACAAAAAGAAGTGATAAAATACTTGAGTGAAAAATATGCTGATAGAGCTATATCGATGACTAGGGAAGAAGTGTTGGGTTTGCAACTCTTCGGGAATGTACCATCGACGTCTTCGAGAGCCATTGAGAGAATAGGAGAAGTTGTGCTCATCGCCAGGGAGAATTATTCCTTTTATTTCAAATACACTGGTAAAGAAGAAAGCTTGAAATCCAAGCATGGAAGTTTGACACTTCAAGAGTTGATCGTTCCTTTGATGCTGTTCAGGAGGTGATAGGTTCTTACTGAGAAGCCCGACACACGGTGAAGTAAAAATTGATGAAGCGAAGGTGTACATAGAGAAATTTTTAAATGGTGATCGATTCAAGCTCTTCATCGGAACCGACAGTGACGATCGAGACGGTGTTGTGACGTTCGCTACGGTGTTCATAGTTTACAAACTCGGAGTTGGAGCGATCTATTTCTACACGATCAAGCGCGAACGACGTTATTATGATGTTTACTCGAGGATCTTTGAAGAAACCCACCTGAGCTTACAGATGGCTGATTTCGTCAAGCGTACTTTAAACCTGGACAGCGCCGAAATTCACATCGATGCCGGTTATGAAGGACCGAGCAAACAGATCATACCTTCCATCGTCGGTTACATAAAGGGCATGGGTTACAGCTACAGATTGAAACCTTGGGCTTTCGCTGCGACTAAAATTGCACATAGGCATACGAAATGAGTCTCAATTTCTCAACATCGTAAAAATTTCCATCAGCCTCTCCGTATCAACGTTTCCTCCAGACAGGATCACCACAATTTTTTTATGCTTCAAAGGCAACTTTTCGAACATCACCGCTGCCACCGTAACTGCCCCAGAAGGTTCAACCAGGACCTTACAACGTTCCAGCAAGAAAACAACCGCTTGGGCGATCTCTTTTTCCGAGACGAGGAGCACATCTTCAACATACTTCTGCACTATGGGGAAGGTCAACTCACCGGGACTAGCCGTTCGAAGACCATCGGCAATCGTTTGGATATTCGAAAGCTCGACCCTGTGGCCAGCTTTTAAAGATAGATAAGTGCTGTTGCTCTTTTCAGGTTCAACGCCATAGATCTTCACGTTCGGTTGTTTCTCCTTCACATAGGTCGCTATTCCCGCTATCAAACCACAGCCACCACAGGGAACCAAAACGGCATCCACTTCGTCTAATTGCTCAAGCACCTCCAATCCGACGGTGCCCTGACCAGCCATTATCCAGAAGTGATCGAACGGGGGAACAAAAACTCTACCTTCTTCCATCGAAATCTGCTTTGCACGATTCAAACGTTCCGTGGAAGAAGTTCCAAATCTTTCAAGCTTTGCGCCGTATCCTTCTATGGCTGCCACCTTCGCCGCGGATGCATCCTTCGGAACGACGACTTTCACATCCACTCCAAGGATTTTTCCAGCCAGCGCTAGGGCTTGTCCGTGGTTCCCCGAGGAACCTGTTACCACACCTTTTCGGCGTTCCCCATCGCTCATTGAGAGCAAGAAATTCATCGCCCCTCTTATTTTGAATGAACCACTCTTCTGAAAATTCTCCGCTTTCATGAATATCTGTCGCTTCGTCATCTCATTCAAAGTTCCTGATGTGAGGATGGTCGTTCTGTGGATGAACCTCCGTATTCTTTCGTAAGCTTCCTGAATCTGCTTGGCAGTCAACACACTCATCGCCTCACTCTTCTGATTTTTCTGGCGATCTCGAACAACACGATACCGGCACTGACGGACACGTTGAGCGAATCTATATCTGAATACATCGGCACAGCAATGAGTTCATCACACTTCTCTCTGATCAATCTACTCAGACCTTCACCTTCGTTTCCAAAAACCACCACCACTGGAGATTGAAAATCCTCCTCATAAACGCTTTTACCAGACATATCGGCACCGTAAACCCAGAAGCCTTCCTGCTTCAATCTTTCTATGGTTCTAGCGAGATTCGTCACGATGATCACTGGAATCCTCAGCACAGTTCCCGCCGACACTTTCACAACCGCTGGTGTAACCTTAACTGAGCGATCTTTGGGTATCACGATCGCTTTGGCCCCTGCCCCGACGGCCGTGCGGGCGATGGCACCAAAATTGTGGGGATCAGTTATGTGATCCAGAACGACCAAGAGGTCACCTTCGAGTTCGGTCTCGTCAGCATACCGAAATTCTAAATCTATCACGATTCCTTGATTTTTCTCTTCACCACACAGTTTGATGAGCTTCTCTTCGGACGCGAAGGTCACAGGATAACCAGCCTTCTTCAGCTTTTCGAAAAGCTCGGACGGCTTATCCTTTTTATCTTCTCTCAGATAAATCATCCTCACAGGGTAGCGAATCTTCAGAACTTCCTCAAGAACACTTTTACCGTACACGATCATTCGTAGCACCGGTCAGGCTGACCATCAGAATCCGAAACATTTTGTCAAGATCGCCCACAAGGTAAAGATAACCAATGAGCGCTTCCAAAGCTGTGCTCTTACGGTATTCCTCGTCATTCCCATACTTCTTTGCAGTTTTACTGTTCATCGCACGCTTCACGAGCCCCATTTCTTGTTCGTTCAGCGTGGGAAGAATTTGATCTAAACATCTGGCCTGCGAATGCTTCGAAACTAGACCAGATACCCTCTTGTGGATTTCCTTCACGTTAAGCACGTTCAAAGAGCTGATCTTTGCGAAAAATCCGTGTATCGCATCGCCGAGATACGCGAGGGTCGATATGGGAAGCAACGATGCTTCAGTCTTGCTGGGACGAGGTAAATTTTCTAATAGCAACTTCGTCGAGATAGAGTCTATGTAATCGATCTTGTTCGAATGCATAAGCTTTGAACCTTCTTTCACGGAGATTTTGCAGTATTTTCCTTTCTTTTCTTGCTTCAAGATACTGATCTCTCAAAGTTTCTTCCTGCTTTCTCAATTGATCCAACTTCGACTTTAAGCTTTCGATCTCTCTCCAGAGGATCTCTCTGTATGTGAGCAACTGGGATAACTCGAATCCGGTGACCCCACGAGTCGATCGAGAAAGCGTCCTCAGATCGAGGCTACGCAGTTGTTCTTCAAACCCTTTCAGATCGGTTTCAATGTCCTTGATTTGGTTTCTCAAAGCGTTGAGCTGAATCTTCAACAACTGTTCGTGCGAGATTTTCAACGAGAGTAACCTGGACAATCTGAATCTGAACATGTTTTACACCCACATTATTATAAGTGATAGAATCGTTTTCAGGACTTGGGGGTGCGAAGATGGACCTTGTCGATTTCAAAATGACTAAAGATGGACTCGTGCTCGTGATAAGACACTATGAAAACGTCCAATCGATCTTGGACCAAATCATTTCAAAACTTTCCCAAATGAAGGGCTTCTTCGCTGCTGGTGACAAAATCATGCTCATGATCGAACGGCACGAGATGCATTCTCATGATATACCGAAGATCATTTCACTGTTACGGGAGCATGGTATAGATGTAGCTCAAATACTGATAGGTGAATCGTTTCAACCGGATCTCAGTGCGTTGAACCGTATGAAACTGCTGGAAGAACGTGAAACGAAGTCCGGTACGAAGGTTATCAGAAAGCACGTCAGATCAGGGCAAGCGGTGGTACACTCTGGGGACATTTTGGTGATAGGAAACGTCCATGCGGGGGCGGAGTTGCTCGCTGGAGGTTCGATCGTAGTTTTTGGGAACGTCAAAGGAACCCTTCGAGCTGGTTTGAACGAGGGCGATAACGCAGTCATCGCAGCTCTCAGCATGCAACCATCGTTGTTGCAAATCTCTGGATACACTTTGAGAGAAGTTTCGAGTTACGAAGAACCAGTTGTGGTACACGTAAAAAATGGTAAGATCGTTGTGGAAAAAGCAAAGGACATCAAATTCTGAAACGAGGAGTGATCGAAGTTGAATACGAAAGAGCTTTTGATGTCACTGTCAAACATCGATGGGCCAGCCGGATTCGAAGGCCCCGTACTCGATGCGATAGAACAGATCGTGAAGGGTTTATGCGACAAAACTTGGCGCAACAAAGTTGGAACGCTCATAGCCGAAAAGAAAGGTTCAGGGAAGACGAAGTTGGGAATCTTTGCACACGTAGACGAAGTGGGTCTCACCGTGGCGAAGGTAGAAGAAGGTTTTCTCCGACTCGAAACCGTTGGTGGTGTGGATCCTAAAGTTCTACTCGCACAGAGGGTGAAGGTGTACACGAGAGAAGGAGTGGTGAACGGGATCGTCGGTATCCTCCCTCCACACCTTCAAAAAGAAGAGCACAGATCCAAATTCCCCGATTATGACAAAATCTTCGTGGATGTTTCGTGCGATGAACGTGGTGACAAAGTCCGTGTCGGAGACATTTGTGTTTTCGACGTGAAACCGATAGAGATCAACGGTAAGATTTCTGGGAAAGCTTTGGATAACCGAGCTGGTTGTGTCTCTCTACTCCTCGCTGCGAATCTGCTTCGAAAGTTACAACACGATGCGGACGTCTATTTCATTTTTTCAAGCCAAGAAGAGGTACAGGGACCAGGAGCGATCTCAGCAACTTACGAGCTGGGACTCGATCAAGCTGTAGTGGTCGATGTGACACACGCGAACGTGAAACAAGCCTCTCTACCTCTGATAAAGCTCGGTGAAGGGCCAGTTCTTGGGATTGGACCTACTATAGATCCGGGATTTTACAAACGCGCCCTGGACATAGCACAAAAACACAACGTGAAGGTTCAGATCGAACCGCTTCCAGGTCGTTCTGGCACCGACACCGATCAAATTCAGATCACACGCATTGGTGTGAAAACCTTGCTGATTTCTATACCGTTGATGTACATGCACACACCGGTTGAAGTTGTGGATCTCAAGGATGTAGAGGAAACCGCAAGACTTTTGGCATTCATCGCCGCTGAGTGAGGAGGTGTCTTCTTTGTATCTGAAGGAGTTATCGATGATCAACGGAGTATCGGGTGATGAAGGTAGAGTACGAACCTTCATAAAGCAACAGATACAGAACAAGGTGGACCAACTGTGGGAAGATAAACTTGGTAATCTGATAGCGCTGAGAAAGGGAAGCGTGGGAAAACGAAAGATACTCTTGGTGGCACACATGGATGAAGTTGGATTCATGGTGACGAACATCGACGAAGATGGTACGCTGTGCTTTGCGCCTGTTGGTGCTGTGGAAACTCAAGTTGTCATAGGTAAACAGGTCAAGATCAACGATTCGATTTTTGGTGTGATAGGTTTCAAACCTATTCATCTTCAAGAAAAAGACCAACTGCTCAAACCTCCGAAGTTCGAAGAGTTGAGGATCTACATAGGTGCCAAGAACAAGGAAGAAGCACTCAAAGCTGTCAAAATAGGCGACTATGTGTGCTTCGTCACAGAATATAGGGAAAACGGGCACAGAGCGAGTGGAAAAGCCTTCGATGATCGTGTTGGATGTTCCGTGCTGATGGACGTCATAGATAAACAAAATCGTTACCAAGACGACGTTTATTTCGCCTTCGTCGTTCAAGAAGAAGTGGGGTTGCGTGGGAGCGCGGTTGTGGTTGAGCAAGTTCATCCGGACGTATCCATCGTTTTGGAAGGTACGATCGCAGGTGACGATCTTGGATTGGAAAAGGATCGATGGTCCACTCACTTGGGTGAAGGACCAGCGGTGACGTTCATGCACAGTGGGTATGTCGTCAATCAGAGAGTTTTTCAAGCGATCGTGTCTGTCGCGGAGAAAAATGGTATACCCTATCAATTCAGAAGGAGAACGGCGGGTTCGACGGATGCCGGTAGGCTCGCAAGGACCGGAGCTGGGACGGCTTCAGGTGTGGTTTCAGTTCCAACGCGTTATATTCATAGTCCGGTGTGCATGATCGATCTGAAAGATTACGCAAACACGGTTCAGCTGATAGAGAAGATCCTTGAAGAAGGGGAGGTATTCGCAAAATGATAGACCTTATAAAAAAGTTGACGGAAGCCTATGGACCGAGTGGCAGAGAATCTGAGGTGCACAAGATAATCCTCGAAGAACTTTCAGACCACATAGATGGGTACAAATTCGACGCTGTTGGGAACTTGCTGGTGTGGAAGTACGGAAGCAGTGGGAAGAAGATCCTGTTCGATGCACACAGCGATGAAATAGGTTTGGTCGTTACGAACATAACTGAAAAAGGTTTTCTGAGGGTGGAGAGTGTCGGAGGGGTTCTTCCCCACAGCTTCGTTGGTCATCGCGTCAGGTTCCCGAACGCAGTGGGTGTGGTTTACGTGGAAGGAGAAAGTGAAGAAGAGAGGAAAAAGAACTGGACAAATCTCAGCCTCGACAGTATGTTTGTGGACATAGGTGCGAAAAGTTATGAAGAAGCTAAGAATAAAGTTCCAATTGGTTCTTTCGGTGTCTACGACAGTTATTTCTATCAAATGGGAGAATATTTGGTCAGCAAAGCGATGGACGACAGAATAGGGTGTGCTGTGATCGTCGAGGTGCTCAAGAGACTGAAGTCTTGTCCAAACACGATCATAGGTTCTTTCTCAGTTCAGGAAGAAGTCGGTTTGGTGGGAGCTTCGGTCGCAGCTTACACGCTCGTGCCCGATGTTTGCATCGCCGTAGATGTTACCGATTCTGCGGACTATCCGAAAGCTTTCAAGAGACACGCCATGGCGCTCAATAAAGGCCCCGCGATCAAGATCAAAGATCGAGCCTCTATAAGTAACAGACAGGTCGTTGAAAAACTCGTTGAACTCGCTGAAGCGAGTGGTATTCCATACCAAATGGAAGTGCTGGCTTTCGGCGGAACCAACGCGGCTGCTCTGCAGAGAACCAGGGCTGGCATCGCGGCCGCGACGGTGTCTGTACCAACCAGATACGTGCACACTCCGAGTGAAACGGTGAGCGTTTCAGACGTTGAGAACACCGTTCAATTGCTGATCGAATATGCAACGAAAGGAGTGTGATAATGCCACGCAGAGAAATAAGGTTAACCTATACACAGGCTCGTTTGCTGGCTCTGCTCGTGGTGATTTTGAGTGTGGGGTTTGTGGGTTTCAGCCTCGCAACTTTTTTCATCTTGAAGAGTCGTGAAAATGTGAAAATCGAGATAGTTGAAATTCCTCCAGCTAAGATCGAAATCCCAATTCCCCAGGAGAAAGCAGAACCGGCGAAAATTCCAGAACAACCTCGTGAGTTCTACAGGGTAGAGACGTACGATTACGCCAAGCTCGTGGTGGAGGCAACCGAATTGATCGAAAGAGGTACAAAGGTTTCGACTTACGTCCTCGAACCGAGTGAAGCTTTGGGTGTACTGAGGGCCGCCAAAAAACCTTTCTTCATAACGGAACTTTCTAAAGATGCGTGTTGCATCAGTTTCGTTGGTGGCCACGCCATCGAGGGTAAGCGAGAGTACAATACACTCTACGGCGTTTTCGTGCTTTCGAGTACGAGCAAAGATCTGGCGCTGGAAAGAATGTTCGCTCTCAGAAGCGCCGGTTTTCCGGCGTACCTCATGAAATTCACGAGGGACGGTAGGGATTGGTTCACCCTGGTGGTGGGAGCCTTTCCCACCAGTGATTCAGCCGAAGATTTCAACAAAAACTTGGATTGGTCTAGAGTCATGAGGATAAGTGGAGCGAGTAAACCTGGCTACACCGGGAGGATCAGTCCTTGAAGCTTTCCACTTCTGAAAAAAGATTGCTTTTACTTCTTTTCGTCGGTGTGTTGCTTTTGAGTGGAGCTGTGGTAGAACTGGGAACAAGAAAAGTACAGCAAAGTACTGTGACATCCAGAAAATCTGTCGAGTTACCCATCGACTTGAACAGTGCCACTGAACAAGAATTGATGTCTTTGCCTGGTATAGGTCAAAGTAAAGCGAAAGCGATCATAGAATATAGGCAAAAGAATGGTCCCTTCAGAACTTTGTCCGATCTGGAACGTGTTCCAGGGATCGGTAAAAAAACTATCGAAAAACTCGCCCCTTACGTGAATCTGTCTTCGATCGAGGCAGAATCGAAGAACAACGGCAAGTTCAAAGTGAACGTGAACACGGCGAGATTAGAGGAATTGATGGAACTACCGGGAATAGGTGAAGTCAAAGCATTGGAGATCATCAAAATGAGACAGCAAATGCGCTTTTCAAAACCGGAGGATCTGCTCAAAGTACCCGGCATAGGCTCAAAAACATTGGAAAAGATCGTGGATTACATCACATTTTAGGAGGTGTAGGAGAATGCAACGAGTTTTCATCGTAGGCTTAGTCCTCGCCGTAATGCTTCTGTTCCTCTACGGTTCAACGGCGAGCAATCCAAGGGTGGTCTTCGCGGACGTCAACCGAGTGGTTCAAGAGTATCCGAAGATGGTTGAATTGAACCAGAAATACGCTCAAGACGTGCAGTTCTACCAACAAAAGCTGAACGAATTGGTGGCTGAGCTTGAAAAGCTTCAAAAGATCGGTGCACCACAGAGCGAGATCGAAAAGAAACAATCAGAAATACTCGCGAGGAGACAACAATACGAGCAATTGCTTCAGAGTGAATACCAACCCAAAATGCAAGCAGTTCTCGATGAACTTGCGAAGAAGATTGAAACCTTTGCCAAAACCATGGGGTACGATTTTGTCATAAAAAAGGAAGCTTTGTTGTATGCGGATGATGCGTACGATGTGACGCAACAGTTGATCAAGTACCTCAAGAGCCAATGAGCGTGATCCTCTGCCGAGGTTTGGTCAAGAAGTTTGGAAGAAAAACCGTCGTCGATGGCGTGGATTTGGAAGTTCGCCAGGGAGAAGTCATTGGATTGCTGGGTCCCAACGGTGCAGGTAAAACCACGCTCTTCAACATGGTCCTTGGTTTAGTCACACCCACGAAGGGAGACGTTTATCTCGACGGAAGAAAGATAACCAACATGCCCGTGAGCGAGAGGGCCAGGCTCGGCATAACGTACTTACAACAGGAAACGTCGGTGTTCACGGGTATGAAGGTTTGGGAAAACATCGATTTTGTCCTCCGATTCAGAATGAAAGATAGA
This window contains:
- a CDS encoding LacI family transcriptional regulator — protein: MSTIENRKHPTIRDIAELSGYSINTVSRALRGRGYVSPEAKRKILQVAESIGYFKDRTALSLRNRQSKIIGVIIVDNSNPFYADVLKGIEEEAYKEGYETILMNTYRDPEREKIALIRMIERRVDGIIITSTQQNWDFLLRVKRLGMNVVLVGSHHPGLISVRPDDVKAGYIATKHLIDMGHKNIIMLNSLPSKFTAQMRLNGYLQALNESNLTARVLNSSEGFDNAYRTMSKFLSSCDRNFTAVFCYNDIFAFATIKALKDHGWRVPEDVSVVGIDDLVFCSLISPPLTTIRIDRFQLGSDAFNMVINKIQVTEKVNNVELVCRESVKKLT
- a CDS encoding threonine/serine dehydratase, with product MSVLTAKQIQEAYERIRRFIHRTTILTSGTLNEMTKRQIFMKAENFQKSGSFKIRGAMNFLLSMSDGERRKGVVTGSSGNHGQALALAGKILGVDVKVVVPKDASAAKVAAIEGYGAKLERFGTSSTERLNRAKQISMEEGRVFVPPFDHFWIMAGQGTVGLEVLEQLDEVDAVLVPCGGCGLIAGIATYVKEKQPNVKIYGVEPEKSNSTYLSLKAGHRVELSNIQTIADGLRTASPGELTFPIVQKYVEDVLLVSEKEIAQAVVFLLERCKVLVEPSGAVTVAAVMFEKLPLKHKKIVVILSGGNVDTERLMEIFTMLRN
- the fliJ gene encoding flagellar export protein FliJ, with the protein product MFRFRLSRLLSLKISHEQLLKIQLNALRNQIKDIETDLKGFEEQLRSLDLRTLSRSTRGVTGFELSQLLTYREILWREIESLKSKLDQLRKQEETLRDQYLEARKERKILQNLRERRFKAYAFEQDRLHRLYLDEVAIRKFTSSQQD
- a CDS encoding M20/M25/M40 family metallo-hydrolase; this encodes MNTKELLMSLSNIDGPAGFEGPVLDAIEQIVKGLCDKTWRNKVGTLIAEKKGSGKTKLGIFAHVDEVGLTVAKVEEGFLRLETVGGVDPKVLLAQRVKVYTREGVVNGIVGILPPHLQKEEHRSKFPDYDKIFVDVSCDERGDKVRVGDICVFDVKPIEINGKISGKALDNRAGCVSLLLAANLLRKLQHDADVYFIFSSQEEVQGPGAISATYELGLDQAVVVDVTHANVKQASLPLIKLGEGPVLGIGPTIDPGFYKRALDIAQKHNVKVQIEPLPGRSGTDTDQIQITRIGVKTLLISIPLMYMHTPVEVVDLKDVEETARLLAFIAAE
- a CDS encoding biotin transporter BioY yields the protein MIESVLVRKSVWVKVLLAFGFSVLTGLAAQIRIPLPFTPVPVTGQTFVVLLTPFLIGSWSILSQAVYVALGAIGLPWFAGWNAGLNVVLGPTGGYLIGFILASLFLSSYKKRYYFDKLVSMLLANFLIIHGLGLIQLTIWFYTKGSTPNFWKLISMSLLPFIPGDLIKIFLASSIVSLKFNPKKE
- a CDS encoding rubredoxin, yielding MQKYRCIICGYVYDPAEGDPDNDISPGTPFEDLPEDWVCPVCGAPKEDFEPIEE
- the rlmB gene encoding 23S rRNA (guanosine(2251)-2'-O)-methyltransferase RlmB; the protein is MIVYGKSVLEEVLKIRYPVRMIYLREDKKDKPSELFEKLKKAGYPVTFASEEKLIKLCGEEKNQGIVIDLEFRYADETELEGDLLVVLDHITDPHNFGAIARTAVGAGAKAIVIPKDRSVKVTPAVVKVSAGTVLRIPVIIVTNLARTIERLKQEGFWVYGADMSGKSVYEEDFQSPVVVVFGNEGEGLSRLIREKCDELIAVPMYSDIDSLNVSVSAGIVLFEIARKIRRVRR
- a CDS encoding ribonuclease H-like YkuK family protein yields the protein MYIEKFLNGDRFKLFIGTDSDDRDGVVTFATVFIVYKLGVGAIYFYTIKRERRYYDVYSRIFEETHLSLQMADFVKRTLNLDSAEIHIDAGYEGPSKQIIPSIVGYIKGMGYSYRLKPWAFAATKIAHRHTK
- the minC gene encoding septum site-determining protein MinC, which translates into the protein MDLVDFKMTKDGLVLVIRHYENVQSILDQIISKLSQMKGFFAAGDKIMLMIERHEMHSHDIPKIISLLREHGIDVAQILIGESFQPDLSALNRMKLLEERETKSGTKVIRKHVRSGQAVVHSGDILVIGNVHAGAELLAGGSIVVFGNVKGTLRAGLNEGDNAVIAALSMQPSLLQISGYTLREVSSYEEPVVVHVKNGKIVVEKAKDIKF
- a CDS encoding alkaline phosphatase family protein yields the protein MRLEKLEGDLFKPDYEQFSIVNVSNFVLEHFGVQTVHPAYPLRHLVPGISEGVEKIVFFLIDALGMTSLEKLLNKERVFHDYTILEATSVFPTTTSSAITSLLTATTPIEHGILGYALYIKQLGTLLNMIELSSPIMGKVTSTLNNKDLMFEKTVFERLLEIGVKSFVLTSKTIRNSGLSTLVNTGASIRSYQSFGDMFSKFREILQEDGPFFCFAYWGLLDSIGHKLGVDSDAFESELYWLLKMLAREILPILPKNALLVVMGDHGQIYTPWERETWWSWKDPISQFFSIPPGGEMRMMHIYTAEQKEVIKYLSEKYADRAISMTREEVLGLQLFGNVPSTSSRAIERIGEVVLIARENYSFYFKYTGKEESLKSKHGSLTLQELIVPLMLFRR